A window of the Acidimicrobiia bacterium genome harbors these coding sequences:
- a CDS encoding 5'/3'-nucleotidase SurE, producing MTNDDGVESPGLLALTVALVRAGHDCTVVAPTSDRSGASAAIGPLHRLGPIPLVEHHWPEVPSVRVVAIDQPPAAAVYAACLGGFGDPPELVASGVNPGPNTGHLVLHSGTVGAALTAAGLGVPGVAVSIAMGETFAWETASTIAAACVDWAAQPHGGPRVLNVNVPNCVLHEVKGVREAHLAPYGTVWAGSADTADGHVQLEFTGNDVEGDPDTDLALVRAGFAAVTPLHGIARADLRGAATAASAALETR from the coding sequence GTGACGAACGACGACGGGGTCGAGTCGCCCGGCCTGTTGGCCTTGACCGTCGCGCTCGTGCGGGCCGGGCACGACTGCACGGTGGTCGCACCGACGTCCGACCGCAGCGGCGCGAGCGCGGCGATCGGGCCGCTCCACCGGCTCGGGCCGATCCCGCTCGTCGAGCACCACTGGCCCGAGGTCCCCAGCGTGCGCGTCGTCGCGATCGACCAGCCGCCCGCCGCCGCGGTGTACGCGGCGTGCCTGGGCGGCTTCGGCGACCCACCCGAGCTCGTCGCGTCGGGCGTGAATCCCGGACCGAACACCGGGCACCTCGTCCTCCACTCCGGAACCGTCGGTGCCGCGCTGACGGCCGCCGGCCTCGGCGTTCCCGGCGTGGCGGTGAGCATCGCGATGGGCGAGACGTTCGCCTGGGAGACGGCTTCGACGATCGCGGCCGCGTGCGTCGACTGGGCGGCCCAGCCGCACGGAGGACCGCGCGTGCTCAACGTCAACGTCCCGAACTGCGTGTTGCACGAGGTGAAGGGCGTTCGCGAGGCACACCTGGCCCCGTACGGAACGGTGTGGGCAGGCAGCGCGGACACGGCGGACGGCCACGTCCAGCTCGAGTTCACCGGCAACGACGTCGAGGGCGATCCCGACACCGACCTCGCGCTCGTCCGCGCGGGCTTTGCCGCCGTCACGCCGCTGCACGGCATCGCACGCGCCGACCTCCGTGGTGCCGCGACCGCGGCGAGTGCCGCGCTCGAGACGCGTTGA